A region from the Silene latifolia isolate original U9 population chromosome 7, ASM4854445v1, whole genome shotgun sequence genome encodes:
- the LOC141590221 gene encoding uncharacterized protein LOC141590221 — MNLGFWNVRGMNREKKQLDVHNFLQSNNAGLFGLIETKIKPGRLNNVMNNVFKEWSISTNSAYHSGGRIWIVWKPNNFDVQFLEYNAQYIHMHITEKGSRLQFYHTIVYAFNGISERESLWSDLKRIARYSHGPWAVGGDFNYVLSANERLGGKVSTSESEPFQDCLDSCSLMDNQALGAYYTWNNKQPPETRVYSRLDSFVVNQDWMQAFPNMVANFLPEGHFDHTPCLVSMNNKSTTKSRPFKYFNMWSLAPGFKECVLNGWNQRIEGTKMFRIVKKLKALKLNLKTLNNTQFSRY; from the coding sequence ATGAATCTTGGATTTTGGAATGTGAGGGGGATGAATAGGGAAAAGAAGCAGTTGGATGTACATAATTTTTTACAGTCTAATAATGCTGGTCTATTTGGTCTCATTGAGACTAAAATTAAACCAGGGAGATTGAATAATGTCATGAATAATGTTTTTAAGGAATGGAGTATCTCTACTAACTCAGCCTATCATAGTGGAGGTAGGATATGGATTGTGTGGAAACCAAATAATTTTGATGTGCAATTCTTGGAATACAATGCACAATACATTCATATGCATATCACCGAGAAGGGATCACGATTGCAATTTTATCACACTATAGTCTATGCTTTTAATGGGATTTCTGAAAGGGAATCACTGTGGTCAGACTTGAAAAGAATAGCAAGATATAGTCATGGGCCTTGGGCAGTTGGAGGTGATTTCAATTATGTGTTGTCTGCTAATGAAAGACTAGGGGGTAAAGTTTCTACTTCTGAGTCAGAACCATTCCAAGACTGCCTGGATAGCTGTAGCCTTATGGATAACCAGGCTCTAGGGGCTTACTATACCTGGAATAATAAGCAACCTCCTGAAACCAGGGTATACAGTAGGCTTGACAGCTTTGTGGTCAATCAAGATTGGATGCAGGCCTTTCCTAATATGGTTGCCAATTTTTTACCTGAAGGACACTTTGATCACACTCCCTGTTTGGTAAGCATGAATAATAAGAGCACTACCAAGTCCAGACCTTtcaaatattttaacatgtggagCTTGGCTCCAGGATTTAAGGAATGTGTACTTAATGGTTGGAATCAGAGAATTGAAGGAACCAAAATGTTCAGGATTGTCAAAAAGTTGAAAGCTTTAAAATTGAATCTTAAAACTCTCAACAATACTCAATTCTCTCGATATTGA